From Cryptosporangium phraense:
GCTGGCCGGGCTGGCCGCGGAGCTGGGGCTGCTGGAGACCGGGTCGAGCGACTTCCACGGCACGAACAAGACCGTGCGGCTGGGGGAGAACCTCACCCGGCAATCGGTCTACGAGGAGCTGGTCTCGCGGGCGAGCGGCGCGTCGCCGGTGACGTCCCGGGAGCAGTGGCCGATCGCTCATCGGTGACCCCCGGGTTGTCGTACCCCCGTGGGAGGATCGTTGGTGATGGAACAGCTTGGTTTCGCCGGGATGCCCACCCGGCTCTTCTCCTGCACGCCGTCCAAACTGGCGGCGTTCGCCGAGTGCCCGCGCCGGTACCGGATGACCTATGTGGATCGTCCGCAGCCGCCCCGAGGTGCTCCCTGGGCGCACAACGCGCTCGGCGCGACCGTCCACAACGTCCTGCGGGCCTGGTGGTTGCTGCCCCGCGAGAAACGGACGCCGGAGGCCAGCCGCAAGCTGCTGAACGACGCCTGGATCTCCGACGGCTACCGCGACGCCGAACAGCAGGCGGCGGCGAAGGAGCGGGCCGTCGGCTGGCTGGAAGACTATCTGCGCACGGTCGACCCGGATGCCGAGCCGTTCGGGCTCGAGCGCACGGTCGCGATGCGCACCGAGCGGCTGGCGGTCTCCGGGCGCATCGACCGGCTCGACGACCGGAACGGCGAGCCGGTGGTCGTCGACTACAAGACCGGGCGCGGGGCGCTGTCCGAAGATGATGCGGCCGGGTCGCAGGCCTTGGCCC
This genomic window contains:
- a CDS encoding RecB family exonuclease encodes the protein MEQLGFAGMPTRLFSCTPSKLAAFAECPRRYRMTYVDRPQPPRGAPWAHNALGATVHNVLRAWWLLPREKRTPEASRKLLNDAWISDGYRDAEQQAAAKERAVGWLEDYLRTVDPDAEPFGLERTVAMRTERLAVSGRIDRLDDRNGEPVVVDYKTGRGALSEDDAAGSQALALYALAAAKTLRRPCRRVELHHLSAGEVYSHVHTPERLERHLRRAEQTAADAVEAESKLSAGAPVDEAFPPDPGPKCGWCDFRRHCPEGQAAAPPKDPWAALPS